GACAATCCAAATCAACCCTTTGCAGCTAGGAGCCAGACTTGCTTCTTCTAATATATGCATCATTGCAATCACTAAAGGGTCACTCAGTCCAACACACACAAATGGGCATCAGAGGCCACAGCTGAAAAAGCGGGGACCTGTCCACCTCCTCCAAACTGAGACCAGAGGTCCTGGGACAAGCTCTCACTGAGGGTCAGCAGGTAACATGGCAGCCCCTTCTACACAGCCACATACGCCCAGGGCCTTTctaggggtggagcagggctctGCATCTTAATCAGAGGCAGCCAGGTCCTGCCTTTGTCTCTGCAGTAGACACTGGAAAAGTTACCAGTATTAGATATGTACTGCAGCAAGGAGTACTCCCGGTGACTTCCCCAATAGGACTGTGCCTCTTTTGGATCTAGTCTCCGAGGAAGGGCGAATATTTCCAGTCCTCGCTCACAGGAGACAGAAAGAAGCACATGCTACTTAAAACAAACAAGTCTCTTCCAGGCCAGACACTAGCTGAGCTTTGCCAAGTCGAGTTAATGGCGTTGGTAATTTTACTGCTTTAGGAGAATCAAGGGAGGCTCATGAGCCAGCAAGTCCCTTGAATTCACGAGAGGCCAGTCCCTAGGCTCAATGATCCTAGAGCCAGCAAGGGGCTGGAGGACCTAGAGCCACTCCTAAGCACCAGGAGAGAAGTCCCAAGAAAGAACAGGTAAGAAGTCGTCTTAATTTTCCATGCCCCTGAGTTTTAGCTGCTGCTGAGGCCTCCTGCTCTTTGGCTTTCTTGACTCCCGTGTGCTACTGAGTCCTTCTCCCACAAGTGCCTTCCCCACTTACTGCCCTGCTGTTGCATGCAGCCTCCCAACTCCTTCAGATCCCACTTCTGAACCCCACGCTCCAATGCCAATTTACTAGAAGGCTGTGTCCAGCGCAAAAACCAAGAGACTGCGAAGCGCAGAACTCTCTATCCCATTCCCAGCCCTCTTCTAAGGTTCACGTTCACGTATGGTGCTCAGCACAAAGGCGAACGCCCATCTGTTGTTCCTGTAACAGTGCCAGAGACTAGTCTAATTTAACTCAGGAGGACCAGGGCTCCTCTCTCTAAAACACCACGTCACGGTAGAAAGAACAGAAAATAGATGCAGGCTGAAAGGAGTTGGGGAAGGGTACTCACAGGAATCAGCATTACACAGTAGTGTTGGGGGTCTACCTCCGTGTCCAGCTGCTGCAATGGGAACTCCATGACCACCTGACTGAGCACCTGCATCACCTCCTTCAGGCCAATGTTATAGGCATATctggaagggaaaggggagaggatGTCAGACCGACACACCTTCTAGGACCATAAGCCTGTGCAATCTGGCATCCTGCCTCCAGCCATGGCAAATCACTGAAGTCTATTCTTCTATTGCAGGACATCCATTTCTAAGAATTCCATTAAATGTTAACTTCCCAGCCCTGCGCCcaagtctttttttaaacatcatgtTTAGGGTATTCATGCAGTCAGAAACATGCCTGCATTGCAATGGGTCTCATGAAAGAGCACATTCCTGAAGACCCGGTTTCAGAATGTAACATGCTGCCTGGACAGGGACAGCACACTCACGTGTACTGGTATGATGCAGGAATATGATGGGGGAAACAAGAGAAACAGACTTGTACTTGAGAAGCGGTAGGCAGAACACACCCAATTAGACCCTGAGCTCCAACCCTCACCAATTGGATAGCTTTCGAAGTGAGATAAGCATTACTGTTCATCTTTCATCACCCCTACACAGACCTGGGAGACAAACTAGGTGCACTGCCAGCTGTGCTCGGGAAAAAGTCAATTGGTTTGTCTGTCTCTCTAGTTTATAGTCTACTCCCAGTAGAGAGAGGACTTTAATGAGGCCCAACAGGTTTGTTCTGCCTAATTATTTTCAGTGACAGCGGAGGCTGGAAGGCGAATTCTAAAGCATGTTCAAGCTCAGGTTGCCCTAAGCATGTTAGCAGTGGAGATGCTAACAAGAGCTAATGACAGACCAGAATATCACAAAGGTTAAAACCCACGAGCTGTTGTGTAAACAGGGTGGAAATGCCACACCACACACAGATCCTTGGCTCTGGACTTGCTGGTTGAACATTGCAATGTAGGGAGAGTGGCAACTCCCTGGGTAAACTAATGTGTGGCTTTGCTCTAAAAGGACTGGTGTTCTCCCATTCCCTTCATAGGCACCCAATGGATATTCGGTCCCTAGCCCGAGAGCTCATGGAACAGCAGCTAATGCTAGCTGGGGAGGTTATGGAGCGAGAACACTCTCTGCATCGCCTCATGTCACTATCTTCAGTTATCACTATCTCTTACGCCCGACTGCTGAAGAAACTAActgtgacagcgtaccccataaggctttatggggggacgtttataaatgtatgtatgatataactggctgtatgcttgcttgatttctaagtaagctctgtgaggcatttggtcagcttctttaggaaggaattcaccaggttaagtacctgatcaggaaacacttggggaacaatgcatcttggaatgctccaatccacatgagaaatcttcctggagacatgcaagatgccatgtggacaatggcgtcggcctgcaaagactgagtcatgcaggggcatgtgacttgcccaggtgactccaaaactccatctcggagctggactttgcagaggagggaggtctccacccacaagagagagtctatttaaacccaagggagacccctccattttggtcttcagctggctaaagaaggagcctctccaccccccccaggatacttgaaggagacaaacaaaggacagtaactacagggggtgtgagtgattgctggacccaggctaaaaggagattagcctgtaaaagggagcattctggaactggtgaggaaattatctgtattcagtttgtttaggcatagatctgcgcattttgttttattttgcttgtgacttactttgttctgtctgttactactttgaaccacttaaatcctactgtctgtatttaataaaatcactttctatttagtaatttactcagagtatgtattaatacctgggggagcaaacaactgtgcatatctctctatcagtgttatagagggcgaacaatttatgagtttgccctgcataaactttatgcagggtaaaacagatttatctgggtttagaccccattgggagttgggcatctgagtgctaaagacaagcgcactactgcgagctgttttcaggtaaacttgcagctttgggacaggagattcagaccctggatctgtgtgtggagccaaacaggagtgtctggctcagcaagacagggtgctggagtcctgagctggcagggaaaacagaagcaggggtagtctttgcacatcgggtggcagctcccaagggggtttctgtgatccaacccgtcacactaacTGGATACTGATCGCCACATGGGCTAGTCACATGGcttcccttttcccccctttcaaACCTCTTAGCATCATGCTCACTAGACAAAAGACACTTCAGAGTTAGGCACTGCAGTTCCAGGGGGACCACTTACTTGAGAGAGTTGATTTCCAAGACCAGATTATCACAGGAGATGTTCTCCTCTTCACCCCTCTGCAAGGTACCCAGAACCTCATTCTGGAAAACTGTCACCAACGCAAGAATAGGCCATTAGATAGGAGAGGGAGAAGTCCAGCAAACAGCATCTCTCACTACAGAGAAACCAGCCCCGTGACAGGAGCAGGGACAAGCCGACTAAGGAGCTCCATAACCCAACACATGCTCACAGTTATTCCACCTGTAAGTGACTGTAGAGCACGTATAAAAGTAAAGACCTGCCAGATCCCACCAATTTCATTCCTAGGCACCAGTGCAGGACTGTCTCCTACTGCACCACGTGTTCTCCAGGGTTGTATGCAGACCAGTTTTAAGCGACTCAGGCAACAGGGTAGGCTCAGCTATACcagtaaaactttcccatgtagacaagcccaaacaCATCCTGTGGCTTCCTGGACGTGCAACAGGGGGAAAATTACCACAATCAACTACTGTGGAAAGGGAACACAGTCTCTGACAAAGACAGCTTCAAACAGCCTTTGGTCAGGAAGAGGGAAAGTCCTTCTCAACCTTCTCACCTGAGCCCTAGGCACGTACTAACCAGGCAACAGCATGGAAGAGAATATCAAAGAACTGTAACAGGAACAAGAGAAATGCTGGCCAGGAAGATTGGGGGCCTCTGAAGAGGGAGGCGTGATCTGGAGCAAGGCAGGAACGTTCAGTGCACACAGTCACAGCTGCACAGGGCACACCCCACTACCCACAAGCTCTGGGCCCTTCCCTGGCGCTCCCAGCATTCCCTCTAGGCCCAGGCCTCTCACCTTTGATGTCATCCAGTTGAGGAGAAGCAGTCCGACTGTCTGGCTGCTCAGAGCCCAGACTCAGGTCACTCTCTGTCTCACTCTCTTCCTCTGGATTCAAGGTGGGGCCTGGTAAACAGGAAAACGTAACCTTTTAAGGGGCAACCCTGAAAGCAGAGGAGCTGCAGGCATTCCCCAGCTGACAAAGCTGGAATCCAGGCAGGTTTGAACAAGCGATCCTTGTCTGGGATTTGCTACTTCCAGACCCAGACGTCCATAACCACCGAGTGGGGCCTGCCACTAACTTGAAGAGGCCTTGCTGGATCCCTAGGAGCAGGCAGCATGGGTCAGTGATGAAAGCAAAAGCCTCCCTCCCAGCCAAACTGCTCACTCGTTGCAAGGCCAGCAATGCCAGCAGCATGGGACTCTCACTTGAGCTGGAACCTTACAGATGTAGCCTCTGAGCTGAGCAGTCTGGTGGAAAATAATGATCAACATACAtgccccccatccccgaggggcgACAGCAGCAGCTCGGTGCCTGGAATGTAATGGGCTCCCTCCATCATTCAGACACGGGTTTGAAGTTTGTTATTGTGAGACAAAAGGCTGGAGCAGAAGAGGCAAGATCTGGGACCATCTTGAAGACCACAAGAAGAGCGTTTGGTCAATGCAATACATCCATATCCAGCGTACTGTACACGGAGCTCAATGGGAGACTTCATGACACCGAATCCCACAATTATAACATGGACGTCTCTGTTTGGCAGCGATGGAATTGGCCACAGGATCCATCCctaattgtgctccagaatctcagctgcctttctttttctcttcaatAAAATGTATCTAGCTTTTACGGCTGGGCAGGAAGTTTTCCAGACATGTCCTTAGCAGAACTGGGGCAGTGACATCTGCCTGCCTCTGAAACAAGGGCTCCAAGAGGGATGGGATTTCCCCACGCAGCTGGAGTGTCAGATTTCTAACCCGAGGTTgtttcccccactccctcttctcCAGGGCTTTGTCTAATCTGAGTTTTGACATCTCAGTAATGGACTATACACCACTTTGCTTGGGGAGACTTCCTCAGCCTGGTTCAAGACACCACCTTCGATGACCTTAGatacaaattattatttgttttactgcAGCATCTAGGAGCTGTAGCGATGGTCCAGGACCCCCCTGTGCtatgtgctgcacaaacacagaacaaaaagatgatccctgcccgtTATTAACGTCCCACTCAGCAACTCACTGAAATAGGGTACATGCATTTCCATTCCCAGCAGTCTACATCAAACCTTTCCTCACCCCAAAGGCTTTGTCTCTGCTCTTCCTCATCCGCTTCATTCTCATCATCTGCTTTCCAGAGGTAACCTCTGCCCTCTGACCCCACCTCTGCTTTGTTATAACCTGAAAGAAGAAGATGGCGTTTAGAAGGAAGGAAGATACTGGGACAGCCAACCAACCTGAAATTGATTGGCCTCTagtgggggagtgaggggagggtcAGAATGACCTGCACCAAGCTGTGTCCCAAATACTTAACCCACAGTGGGAGAGTTGGGTCTCCCATCCGTGCATACAGGGTGCTGCTTTCATTCACCTAGGCCAGTAGAAAATGACCAGGCTGTTCTTTTATCTTGGCCTACAGCAGCATGGCTTGGCTGGCTTGACACACTGACTCACACTCTGAATCCTACACAAGTGGGGCCTGACAGAACCAATATCCCATGGGGGAGGAGCATTAAGATCCGGTACTCCCTGGGGTGCAGTGGGAGAGAATTGAGGGCCAGATGGCTTGGCATCTGTCCTGAATTGAGTGACTGTTCAAGCTGTAGCCTATCATCTGTAGAGAGCTCCCACCCCAAGACAAGTGTCCACAGATCTTTATGATGAAACAGGAGGTTGGGTGCTGGAGAGGGCAGGTAGTCACCAGTTATTTGACTTGACTATTAGCTTGGTATACTGGATATCCCTCTTTCCCCACTAAAGGGGCACAGATGCCAAGCTTAACATAAGACTTTTGCTACCAGCTTTGCATTTCAGCAAGTTTGGAACACAGGCTGGTCCCAGAGGGTGAAGCCCCACAAAGGACAGGACCAAAGGGCTGAACAAAAGCTCATGTACCTTTCAGCTTCACTTTGTTCTCCTCCTTGTTCACTCCAGAATCATCGCTGAACTCATcgtcatcctcctcttcctcatctggtGAGTGCAGCGAGATCACTGTGCCCTCAAGGAGGGTGATGTTAGGACCCACCACCACCTAAAAATAAAGGACTGACTTATCTATATAAGGAACAGAAACACAGCTCCCTACATTGCCACCTCTCATTTCCCCCCCCAGGAGCCAAGGGCTGCCTCAAAGAGTTTCTCCTGGAACTGTGTAACACTGAAACATATTTGGAAATATTAGCGGTGCCTGGGCATGTACCCTGCTAAATAAACCAAACTCCTTGCAGAAGGGACAAGGTGGGGGCAGTAATCTATGCCCCAACCAGAAGAAAGGGCCTGGAGCACCCCTCATTCTAGCTGCTGGCCAGGTCCTCTCAGTTCAGTATATTCAATGAGCAAGTCTAGTAACTCCCCAAGGAGCGTGGAGAACCTTGCAGACACCGAAGCAGCTCACCTGGGAAGTAAGGACGCAGTGAGGATTTAATTTGACCTTCTCCTTCACTTCAGCCTCATCGCAGACAATAGACTGCCGGATCACCACGCGGTCTGCTACGTGGACACCGTTCCAGAGGAATGCTCCATCCAGGATAACTTCATCCCCTATTAAATGCCACCACAAAGATGCTGAGCAGGGCAGATCACAGCTCTCACTCTGTGCTTCACTAGCACGTTCCCAATGCTGAATGCACCAGAGAGTATTCAACCCATTAGCTCCAGAACTAGAGGGTACCCTTGTGGCTCAGTGGAGGTTAGACATCCTGGCAAAGCCAGCCTCAGATTTCAGCAGCCACTCCGTAGGTTAAGCCAGGGAAGACAAACTGAGTTAAGGTTTCTGTAGAGATTCAGCAAATGCTGCAGTACCAACAGGCCTCCCCTTACAGTAATTCagcaaaatggggaaaaatgagAACAATGGAGCTGTATTCGAGGCTGTGAAGTTGGGGCACTAGGAGGTTCATGGGGATGAGCATGGGATACAGAGATTTTCACCTCTAGAATACTGGTCTGAGACAAGCCCAGTAAGTTATTGTCTTAACATACATACACATcacctctctttctttttcctgtgtGCTACGTGCCCTCCTCTCACTCAGCTTGCACTGTGCTCCCTGCTGTGGCATTAGCTCCCACCCCAAAGGCCTGGACCTCTTTAAAATTAAGCACTCAAGACTGTACAATATATACTAGCTTAACTACTTGTAATTCTCCTCCTTCCACTTTGGTTTCCCTAATAACCCCATTTCACCTACTGCCTCCACTCCTCTCCTCCCACAGAAAGTACCTTCGATCAGAACTGAATTCACTATAATTCCAAACAACGCCAGGCTTCCCCTCCCCACGCCTCCCATTTATGGCACTCACCTATTTTGCAGTTTTGACCGATGACACTGTTGGTAATGGAGCAGTTGCTGCCAATGACCGTCCCCTGCCCAATGAGGACGTTGTCGTCCAGCACGCTGCCGTGGCCCAGGCTCACCTCCGCCCCTCGGTAGATGTTGTGCTTGGAATGGGTATAGCTCTGTGTCTCATCATCGGTGAAGTTCATCTCTGGAGTCATAGGATAAACCCAGCGCCGGATGATGTCGGAACACACGGCCTCGTACATCAGCAGGTTGGACACACGGGCACCATACTCCTCTGCTGTCACATGCATATGGATCTGGTTCCCTAGGACCTGGGAAACAGACAGAAGCGTGTCAAGGGCCTCTTGGCAGAGGAAGGCTCCCTGCACCTGAGCAGGGTTCTACGCCACGTCACATGTCACCCACACACTTTCCCACCACAACCCACCCCTCTTCTTTGCACTCTTGTGCTTCTGCTACCATATTCACTAACCAGCCTTCTCAGACACTAAGGGCATTGCTTCCACGACACTCTCAGACCCCAATCACCTGAATCACATCCCAAATACTCTCAAACACCAGCCTCCCAAATGCATTACAAGCCAGAGTCACTATCACCCCAGTGGCTTTAGGGTGGCATGTCATTTGCACAAGCCTGCTCATATGTTTCCAAAGACACCCACTACAGTACCAACAtgattagccaggacaggtataCAAGGGGACGCTTCAGGTTGGGGTGAGGGACATTGGCAGAGCTATATGGGAGGCAGTGGAATAGGAATACCAGGATGGTCTTCAAGTCAAGACCCAGGGGCATCAGCAGAGTCCGTGGAGGCAGCTAGCACACATCTGCTGACATGATGCCTATCTCTAGCCAGGACTTTCAGATTCCCTATAATTGCTGAAATTCAACCAAACTGTAAGTCTGGAAAGATGGACGGTCAAGTGCAATGAAGTTTGTTATCATTACTTGTATTATGGCAGTGTCCAAAGGCCCCAAACAGGATCACAGTCCCACTGTGATGGGTGCTGTCAAACTCAGGAGACAGTCCTTGCTCTGAAGAGCATAATGTAAAACATGGCACCATGATAGTGAAGCAGTAAAGGCTGTGTCAGTTTCTAATTTAACAAGACCAAGCCTTCATATTTCCTATTCTTCTACGTACAGCCTAAaccaggagctgagagcaggtGCTTTTGTGAATTGCAGGAGATCTAGTTGCTAGTTTAACGGAGAACTGTTCCCAGCTCCCCAAGAGCCTCCAGTGCCTATCACAACTTAGAACATGTTACAGCCCAGCACGCACAACCAGCTGTGCTGACATGGAAACACCTCATCCCAGACAGCAAACAAAAAGGTCCCAGCCACCCACTGAAGAGATGAGGTGAAAAGCCAAAGGTCAGACAGAAGTGGGTCTCGCACAATACCCCACTTACCTCCTCGTTCACCAGCAGGCCACGCACGAAGTCATCCCGAGTCTGATAATCAAAGTTATCTGTGAACAACTCAGCCACCTGGAGACAATGTGAGGGCAAAACTCAGAGGACATTGCCAGGACAGCCCAGGACAGTTATTAACCCCAACCAGCCACTCCCAGGGAGCTCAGCAAAGTACAACACAGGAAGACGCTGCTCTTGTCCTTCTCCTATTGGCATGAGAAAGGCTCGATCTCTTCCATGGGAGGCGCTGGGCTTCCCATCTCCCCTTCCATAGTGAACATTAGTAGAGTCTGGCTttcgggaggagggggggggggggggggggattaattCCAGCTGGTTGGCCCTAACTTTGTAATTTTGCTGAGCATGGAAGACTGAGGACCAGTTCTCCCCCTGACAGTGGAAGAAGAGTTACTGAGTCTAGGGCATGGCAGGGAATGCCCTGGACGTTATTACCAACAAGGTACCAGCCAGCAAGAACTGACACTTCACTTGGTCCCCTACTCCCAGAGGTGCCATCTCCGCTATCTTGGACTAGTTCCTCCATTCATCTCagacatggacacacacacaggcgCTTCCTGTTGGACCTGTTTTCTCAGCAATAGACACCAGAAGCTGAGCGTGCTGGGGCAGCCCAAGAAAGTATCGTACTCCTGTGTCCGTGACATGCTCCATGCAAAGTAGCAAGGAATGGGACCAGGGCTCTGGAATCCACTCTATGCTGTAGCAGTGCAGTGTGTTTCTACCATGTCAGCAGCACAAATCAGCTATTCAGAACACTTCAGCCCTCCAGAACTACAGCAACTCACCTGTGGGGAGCAGATGCTGATATGGCAGTCTAGCAAGTCATGGCGCACCTCAACTGTCTCAATATTGCTTTGGAACAAGCTCTGGAAAGAGAAGAGAACACAGTACAGATTGAGTGTTTCTCATGTGGGAGTCAATCCAGAACAACACTGCAGCAGCTGAGGACAACATACTAAGAATACACTTCAATTGGTTGGAAATCTGGAGGACACACCACAAGTCACGAGATACGGGCAAAGTACACAACACCCAGAGCAACTGTGCTTAACGTATGCAAAATGGTCTCACACAATACTGTATGCCAACCAGGAAAGTTTTCAACCCAGCAGTATTCCCACATGGAAAAATCTTTCCATGAGACAGATTATGATAGAAGCAGTATCACACCTTTCCAAATGCCAGTATTGATAGTCACTTCATTGGCTGCCAGAGAACAGCCTGAATCATCTGTCTCATCCTTTGTTACACATACAGAATCCCGAGTACAGAAGTTACATGAACTAATTTATACCAGTAAAACTGAATTGAGAGAAAAAGAAGCCTACTTAGTCTGTTTTAACCCTGTTGGGGATGGTGGGAACCTATCCCCCATTCTCAAAAACTTGAGGGAACTTCAGAGCACATGCCTGCACGGCTGTACCGTGCCACAGGGGTCAGCTTCAAAAGCTACTTCCCGTCATCTCTTCTTCAGAGGGAGCTGTAAGCGCCACTCTCCCCAACCTGGACTCAAGAGAGAGTTTTACTTTGGAGTGGGTTGCTTGACCGCATTAGCAACTTTCCACCTGCCACACACTCTGCACGTACCACGGGAAAGCGAAAGCGCTTCAGCTCCTGGGTTCTTTGGTAGTGCAAGACACGGTTCGTAGTGCTGTCCATAGCAAGGATGATGTCATCCTCCTGGCACCGAGCACGGTGACCTGGTGAGGACTCTTTGAAAATCATCGTCATCACAGAGACGTTCTTGTCCAGCTTACGGCGCATCCTAAACAGGAAAGGAAGCGTTTTAAACAATGCCTCTGGAAAAAGCGACACCAATGAGCTTGAACAAGCCAGGCCAGTGCACCTTCTCCCCAGTCACCCACCTGTGCTCCTCCAGCGCTGCAGAAACATTGATGTTGGACACCACATCTCCAGAGACGAGGAGAAAGTCAGAGCGGACTAAGGACTTGGCATCGACGTCCCTTAGCACATCACCAAGTGAGCGGTACAGGTCTGAGGTCACAATGCGCACCTTGTTGGAAGAGGTGCGGCGGCACCACTTGGACTTACTGGAGGGGAAGAAAACAGGCCAGAAGGAATGAAAAGGGTGATCTTCTAGCTTAGGCTAGAACATGGTGCTCCAGTGTGGGGGGTTGTCGGTCCACACATGTAAAAAGCAACCATGTTATGATGGCTGGCCCACTGTCACATTTAAGCATAGTTATTTCTATAACACAGACAAAAGAGGGTAATGCTCCGAGACGATAGCTTAGAGGACACTGACTTCCTCGTGGGCAAGATCTTGTGTGGAGATTCATGAAAGAAGGGGAAAGATACCAAGTATTCATGCAAAACCAAAGAGAAGAGTTTTAACCTGTAGGCAACAGCTGAAGCAGGGAAGAGATGAAGCTGTATACTCCTCTTTAGCACACGAGTTTACAGATTACAGAACACGTAGCAGAGAGCTGACCCCAGCCTACCAAGTGCACTTGAAAGTGTTACAGAGCAAGGCCCAGGACTCCTCAGTGAAAGCCAGTAGTTTAAGGAACATCAGGTACACAGTGTTATTAAATATCTAACCAGGAAAGCTCTGCCTTTAAATACGAAAAAAGAAGACAGTCAAGACCATCATATATGAAATCCTCAGACAGACATAGCCCACTTACAGTGCTACCCCCATTCTGCTTTCCAATGGAAGAAATGTTCTCTCTCCacgctatgcatctgaagaagtgggctgtagcccacgaaagcttatgctgaaataaatttgttagtctctaaggtgtcacaaatacttctgttctttttgctctCTTCACATGTTATTTACCTTGCTGTATTCTCAGCTATTAGCAACAGTTGGTAAATAAGGATATGCAGCGAGTATGCTCCCAGGACCAGCAAAACCTGGTAGAGACATTGCTCAAATTATCCCCTTGGGACAATAATGGGAGTAGCATCCAGCTTTCATTAGCCAAAAGAGTCACCGTGATATAAGATCTTGGAAAACATTCCTTTACAGTGAGCCTCAAAGGAAGaggagtatcagggggtagccgtgttagtctgtatccacaaaaacaacacggagtctggtggcaccttaaagactaacagatttatttggtcataagcttccatgggtaaaaaacctcacttcttcagacgcatgcCACCGGACTCgttgtttttaaaggaagatGAGGTGTTCCTTACTGTAAATGCTCCTTTATCTCAGCCGACTTCCAGCAGCAGAAGACAAAGGTTTCTTCCACTCCAGTTGCAGTTAGGAACTCCAGGGTGTAGTCAATCATGGCCACGTTTGCCAGAGGAAGGAGAACCTAGGGAAACAGGACAGAGTTAGTTGAACCAACACTATACATCAATCAAGGTCAGCaacaggccagctgcaggaaaGGAGACTCAGCGGTGTTGGAGTAATACAATCATGACTCCTTGTCTcatgctctaaccattagaaaACAAATGCCAAACATGAGGGATGAAGCCAcaggaa
This genomic interval from Malaclemys terrapin pileata isolate rMalTer1 chromosome 9, rMalTer1.hap1, whole genome shotgun sequence contains the following:
- the EIF2B5 gene encoding translation initiation factor eIF-2B subunit epsilon, translating into MMAARGSGRRGAGSGGSRGPDPQEEPPPPLQAVLVADSFNRRFFPVSKDRPRVLLPLANVAMIDYTLEFLTATGVEETFVFCCWKSAEIKEHLHKSKWCRRTSSNKVRIVTSDLYRSLGDVLRDVDAKSLVRSDFLLVSGDVVSNINVSAALEEHRMRRKLDKNVSVMTMIFKESSPGHRARCQEDDIILAMDSTTNRVLHYQRTQELKRFRFPVSLFQSNIETVEVRHDLLDCHISICSPQVAELFTDNFDYQTRDDFVRGLLVNEEVLGNQIHMHVTAEEYGARVSNLLMYEAVCSDIIRRWVYPMTPEMNFTDDETQSYTHSKHNIYRGAEVSLGHGSVLDDNVLIGQGTVIGSNCSITNSVIGQNCKIGDEVILDGAFLWNGVHVADRVVIRQSIVCDEAEVKEKVKLNPHCVLTSQVVVGPNITLLEGTVISLHSPDEEEEDDDEFSDDSGVNKEENKVKLKGYNKAEVGSEGRGYLWKADDENEADEEEQRQSLWGPTLNPEEESETESDLSLGSEQPDSRTASPQLDDIKVFQNEVLGTLQRGEEENISCDNLVLEINSLKYAYNIGLKEVMQVLSQVVMEFPLQQLDTEVDPQHYCVMLIPLLKKWSPVFKNYIKRASDHLDALSAIEEFFLEHDGLHTSIAKVLMTFYQLEILAEEMILVWFSQRDASDKGRQLRKNQQLQKFIQWLKEAEEESSEGDQD